AGCCACATATGCAAGGGAAGGTGAATATATTTGGCCGGTACATGGGGAAATAAGTGATACATTTGGTACAAGAGACGGAACACATTACGGAATTGATATAGCTGCAGAGAAGGGTACAAAAGTGTATGCTGTAAAAAAAGGTGAAATAGTAAAATCCTATTTTTCCTCTTCATACGGCAACGTCATTATTGTCGGGCATAAAGATAATGAGGAGACGTTGTATGCACACTTAGATAAAAGGTTAAAAGAAAAAGGAGATTTAGTTAACCAAGGTGAAGTGATCGGGACATTAGGCAATACTGGACACTCCACGGGACCACACTTGCATTTTGAGTTACATGAAAAAGAATGGAGAGAAGATAAAAAGTTTGCAGAAGATCCTTTAACGGTGTTAAATACTGCTTCGTTAAGGGAAAGTAAACATTCGACTGAAGTCAGGTCATATGATACCAATAGAAAGGGGAGCTCCGGTGAAATAAAGTATAAAGTTCACTCTGGTGATACGCTTTGGGAAATAGCAAAACAACACGGTACTTCTGTTGAAGTTTTGATGGAGTCAAATAAACTTAATGATTCTGTTATTGAAACAGGACAATTATTAATCCTGCCTTAAACGTATACAGCAAAAAATATGATAAAATGATAGAAGCATAAGATAAAGGAAGATAAAACAATGAATTATCAGACAAACCAAGCCATTTATATTGATACGTCCTTTTTGCTTTGGCTTAATAAACAGAGTGACGGGCATCAGGAAGAATGGATGCTTGACGGATTTTTGTTTGTGTTAAAAAAATTAACATTACACCAGCAAATCAGGCTGGATCGCGATGGACATCTGCACCGGCGTTTTTGGAAAGGAATGGAACAAGTTTTTCAAAGACAGTTATTAACGAAAAGTAAAAAACCAAAAGATGTGTTTTATTATCAATTTATTGAGATGATTGCTGTCAAAGAGGGATGGATAAAAAAAGGGAGCCATTATGCTTCTATTACATACCACGGACGTGAGTTTTTAGATTTGCCAAGACGAACGCAATGGAATCATATTCTTAGATACATATGGCCTGAAAAATAAAAGAATCCCTATGTGTAAATGCATAGGGATTCTTTTATTATTTATACCTCAATTTTGTCTGCATGTTTAATTTCGTCAATAGATGTTAAATCAGCCAGTACCTCTTCATTCGCTTCTTTATCAACAGCAAGCATCATAATGGCGTCTCCACCTTCTTCTTTACGGCCTACCTGCATTGTCGCGATGTTCACTTGATGTTTTCCAAGAAGCTGCCCCATTTTACCGATTACCCCAGGTTTATCCGTATGTTTAATATAAATTAAATGCCCTGTTGGATAAAAGTCGACATTAAAATCATTAATACGAACAATTCTTGGTCCATATTCTTTCACATACGTTCCGTGGATAGTAAATGTCCGATTTTCACCTTGTACTGTAGCTTGAACTAAATTTGAATAGCCTAGATCGTTCGTCTGATGTTTTTCTCCGTACGTAATTCCACGCTCTTTAGCAATTAAAGATGCATTTACATCGTTTACCGGAGCATCAATACGGCTTTGTAAAAAGCCTGCAATCAAGGAGCGGCTAAGCACGGATGTCTCTAATTCTGTAACTTCACCGCTATAATGAACATCAATATCTTGCACTGGGCCTTTCATGCTTTGAGATAAGATATGTCCCATCTTTTTTGAAAGCTCATAATAAGGCTTAAGTGTTTCAAATTTCTCTTTAGACATAGCGGGAAGATTTATGGAATTTAAAGCCGGCATCCCTTTTAAAAACTGCAGTACTTCTTCAGAAACTTGAGCGGCAACGTTTAATTGTGCTTCTTTTGTAGACGCAGCGATGTGCGGTGTAGAGATAACTTGCTCAAAATTCAACAGCTCATTGTTTTGGGCAGGCTCTTCCTCAAATACATCGAGGGCTGCTCCAGCAACATGGCCATTTTCAAGATAGTGTTTTAAAGCTTCCTCATCAATGATCCCGCCGCGCGCGCAGTTAATGAGAAAGACACCTTTTTTCGTTTTATTGATGTTTTCCATTCCAAGTAAACCTTTTGTATCTTTTGTCAGCGGTGTATGAACTGTAATAATGTCAGCTTCAGCAAATAATTCTTCAAGCTCGGCGAGGCGAACACCAGATTTTTCAGCTCGTTCTTTTGTTAGAAATGGATCATATACTACTGTGGACATGTCAAAACCGCGTGCACGCTTTGCAAGTTCGGAACCAATCCGGCCAAAACCGACAATACCAAGAGTTTTTCCGCGAAGTTCTGTTCCTTGAAAAGCCTTTCTGTTCCATTCCCCACCTTTAATAGAGGCATTAGCTTGAGGTACTTTTCTTGCAAGGGAAATGATCATAGCAAACGTATGCTCAGCTGTGGAGATTGTGTTACCATCTGGAGCGTTAATGACAACGATCCCGCGCTTTGTTGCAGTATCAATATCAATATTGTCAACGCCAACCCCTGCACGTGCAATGATTTTTAAACGGTCCATTTTGTCCATTAACTCAGCTGTTACGGTTGTACCGCTTCTTACGAGGAGCGCATCATACTCTGCAAGGTCGTTTGTTTCATCTACATTCTGCTGTACACATTCCATGTTCTCATTTTTTAATAACGGTGCAAGACCTTCTTCGCTCATGGGATCAGATACGAGAACCCGATAAGCCCCATTGATGGTTTTCTCCTCTGCTTTCTCTGCTACTGGCTGTTGAATCATCTAACTCCCCACTCCTTTTTTGTATCTAAAATATGTAAACCAAGTTCCAAAACACTTCACTTTTTTTATCCAAAGTGTGTGAGTATGGTTCCCGGTTTATTCGCTTTGTGTTGAAAGCGCTGTAATGTAAAAAAACTTCCACCCACACGAATATTTTCGTGAGGGGCGGAAGTTTCCGCGGTACCACCCTCATTTTCAGAATCAAGCATTCTGACTCTCAGGGAGCTCCTGCTCCAAGATAACGGGTCATCCGTCCGCTTCTACTTTACTGTTCGAAGCAGCTGCTCAGAAGTGCTATCAGAAATGGATCATACCGGTTCCCAGCTATGCCGGCTCTCTGAAATGAAAAGCATTTCTTCATTCTTCCTCATTGCATTATCTATATACTTGTTCACTCTTGAAAGACAACTGTCTATCGATTACTTAGTTGTTTGCAATTTATCATATGTTAATGTAAATGTCAATTCTATTTAAGATAGAAAGACATATTAATGCAGTGAGTGTATAAATCAAAAAGGGGGACTGCAATGATTTCTTATCAAGTAAAAAAAGGAGATACTTTAGCAAAAGTTGCTTACAATAATAAAGTAAGAATAACAGATCTGCTTTTTTTTAATAGAGACATTTTATCAGAAATGGATTATATCAGCCCAGGTACTTATCTTCAAATACCTGAACCTGGGCCTGTCTCTCATATAATGGAAAAATCTGCTTGTTTTTATGAATATGGCTTTCGGGAACTTGAAAAAGATAGAGAGGTCTTGGCGGAAAGTTTTGTTTCAGAACAAATCGGTACGTCTAGACTGGGAAAACCGATATGGTTGTTTAAAGCAGGACAGGGGAAAAAGAAACTTTTTTTCTCGGGGACGTGGCATGGAAATGAATGGCTGAACACTTGGCTGTTAATGGAGTTTTTAAAAGTTTTGCAAAAAAAATTGAATAATAAAGAAAAGTGGTACGGAATAGATATAGATGGGTTGTTAGACCAAACAACTATTTACATTGTCCCATTAGTAAATCCAGATGGAGCCGAGTTAGTACAAGAAGGTCTTAACGGACAACACCAGTACTATAATGAAATATACAAAATAAACCAAGGATTTAATGTTTTTCATCATTGGTCTGCAAACGCTCTTGGTGTTGACTTAAATCACCAATGGCCAGCTGGCTGGAAAGAAGAAGCAGCTTCGAGTCCAAATTGTCCATTCCCACGGCATTACGGTGGCGAAGCTCCTTTAACGGAACCGGAAGCAAGAGCGGTTTACGAACTCACAATGAAAGAGGAATTTTCCTGTGTGCTGGCCTTTCATTCCCAAGGGGAAGAAATATATTGGGGATATCGTGAGATGGAACCGTCGATAAGCAGCAAACTGGCAGAAAGGCTGGCAGGAGCAAGTTCTTTCAAGGCTGTTCGAACAGCAGATAGTAAAGCAGGGTATAAAGACTGGTTCATAAAAGAATTTAAACGTCCGGGATTTACGATTGAGACAGGAGTAGGGCAAAACCCGCTTCCCTTAGAATCATCTGTAAGAATTTGGATAACAACGATACCTCTTATTTTAGAAAGTCTTACTTTTCCGGATTTTTCATAAAAAAAACGGACCCAATCAGAGGATCCGTTTTCTTCATAATTCTTATTTTTTATATCGTTCAAGGCAAGCATCGGTAAGTTCAGCTGCAGCTTGAGCATCTTCCCAGCTTCCGATTTCAGTCTTTTTGTTTTCTAAATCTTTATATGTTTTAAAGAAGTGAGCAATTTCTTCTAGTTTATGAGAAGGGACATCATTAATAGAATGAACATCTTTAAATCTTGGATCTTCAGTAGGTACAGCAAGCAGCTTTTGATCTTCTTCCCCATCATCAATCATATTTAGGTACCCTATAACACGTGCATCAATAACGCATCCCGGGAA
This DNA window, taken from Alteribacillus bidgolensis, encodes the following:
- the serA gene encoding phosphoglycerate dehydrogenase; this encodes MIQQPVAEKAEEKTINGAYRVLVSDPMSEEGLAPLLKNENMECVQQNVDETNDLAEYDALLVRSGTTVTAELMDKMDRLKIIARAGVGVDNIDIDTATKRGIVVINAPDGNTISTAEHTFAMIISLARKVPQANASIKGGEWNRKAFQGTELRGKTLGIVGFGRIGSELAKRARGFDMSTVVYDPFLTKERAEKSGVRLAELEELFAEADIITVHTPLTKDTKGLLGMENINKTKKGVFLINCARGGIIDEEALKHYLENGHVAGAALDVFEEEPAQNNELLNFEQVISTPHIAASTKEAQLNVAAQVSEEVLQFLKGMPALNSINLPAMSKEKFETLKPYYELSKKMGHILSQSMKGPVQDIDVHYSGEVTELETSVLSRSLIAGFLQSRIDAPVNDVNASLIAKERGITYGEKHQTNDLGYSNLVQATVQGENRTFTIHGTYVKEYGPRIVRINDFNVDFYPTGHLIYIKHTDKPGVIGKMGQLLGKHQVNIATMQVGRKEEGGDAIMMLAVDKEANEEVLADLTSIDEIKHADKIEV
- a CDS encoding inorganic diphosphatase, coding for MAAENKVVEAIIEIPTGSQNKYEFDKEKGVYKLDRVLFSSMFYPAEYGYIDETLALDGDPLDILVLVTNPTFPGCVIDARVIGYLNMIDDGEEDQKLLAVPTEDPRFKDVHSINDVPSHKLEEIAHFFKTYKDLENKKTEIGSWEDAQAAAELTDACLERYKK
- a CDS encoding M14 family metallopeptidase, with amino-acid sequence MISYQVKKGDTLAKVAYNNKVRITDLLFFNRDILSEMDYISPGTYLQIPEPGPVSHIMEKSACFYEYGFRELEKDREVLAESFVSEQIGTSRLGKPIWLFKAGQGKKKLFFSGTWHGNEWLNTWLLMEFLKVLQKKLNNKEKWYGIDIDGLLDQTTIYIVPLVNPDGAELVQEGLNGQHQYYNEIYKINQGFNVFHHWSANALGVDLNHQWPAGWKEEAASSPNCPFPRHYGGEAPLTEPEARAVYELTMKEEFSCVLAFHSQGEEIYWGYREMEPSISSKLAERLAGASSFKAVRTADSKAGYKDWFIKEFKRPGFTIETGVGQNPLPLESSVRIWITTIPLILESLTFPDFS
- a CDS encoding peptidoglycan DD-metalloendopeptidase family protein, with product MNYMRRFVIVGIFSVVLFLIYLFIGVSATYAREGEYIWPVHGEISDTFGTRDGTHYGIDIAAEKGTKVYAVKKGEIVKSYFSSSYGNVIIVGHKDNEETLYAHLDKRLKEKGDLVNQGEVIGTLGNTGHSTGPHLHFELHEKEWREDKKFAEDPLTVLNTASLRESKHSTEVRSYDTNRKGSSGEIKYKVHSGDTLWEIAKQHGTSVEVLMESNKLNDSVIETGQLLILP